The Azospirillum baldaniorum genome contains a region encoding:
- the ybgF gene encoding tol-pal system protein YbgF, with product MTKTTSFAALLLGGLLCSGSVFAQTASLQDRLDRLESGVEALGGHVEVAQAYPGNAYARGQTAEIQPSLAADFEVRLQKLERALSELTGRYEEATYQISQMKDRLERVNSDIDFRLKELESKGGGAASDPFGAPAKPSAAAPAAAPSAAKAPEKAADKPAQTAAVAPLPANSTPEKQYEHAFELLRQSDYDKAEKAFSDFLAKNKGHQLAGNAQYWLGETYYVRNKFQDAAVAFAEGVQKYPKNNKAADNLLKLGMSLQQLNQKKDACTAFNQLITKFPEASASVKRRADTERRRLNCA from the coding sequence ATGACCAAGACCACTTCTTTCGCCGCCCTGCTGCTTGGCGGCCTGCTGTGCAGCGGTTCCGTCTTCGCGCAGACGGCTTCGCTGCAGGACCGTCTGGACCGGCTGGAGTCGGGGGTGGAGGCGCTGGGCGGGCACGTCGAGGTGGCGCAGGCCTATCCGGGCAACGCCTACGCGCGGGGGCAGACGGCCGAGATCCAGCCGTCCCTGGCCGCGGACTTCGAGGTGCGCCTGCAGAAGCTGGAGCGCGCGCTGTCGGAGCTGACCGGGCGCTACGAAGAGGCGACCTATCAGATCTCGCAGATGAAGGACCGGCTGGAGCGGGTCAACAGCGACATCGATTTCCGCCTGAAGGAGCTGGAGAGCAAGGGCGGCGGGGCGGCCAGCGACCCGTTCGGCGCCCCGGCCAAGCCCAGCGCGGCGGCTCCGGCCGCGGCGCCCAGCGCCGCCAAGGCGCCGGAGAAGGCGGCCGACAAGCCGGCGCAGACTGCCGCCGTGGCGCCGCTTCCCGCCAACTCGACCCCGGAGAAGCAGTACGAGCACGCCTTCGAACTGCTGCGCCAGTCCGACTACGACAAGGCGGAAAAGGCCTTTAGCGACTTCCTGGCGAAGAACAAGGGTCACCAGCTCGCCGGCAACGCCCAGTATTGGCTGGGTGAGACCTACTACGTCCGCAACAAGTTCCAGGACGCCGCCGTCGCCTTCGCCGAGGGCGTGCAAAAGTATCCGAAGAACAACAAGGCGGCCGACAACCTGCTGAAGCTCGGCATGTCGCTGCAGCAGCTGAACCAGAAGAAGGACGCCTGCACGGCCTTCAACCAGCTGATCACCAAGTTCCCCGAAGCCTCGGCCAGTGTGAAGCGCCGCGCCGACACCGAGCGCCGCCGTCTGAACTGCGCCTGA
- the eno gene encoding phosphopyruvate hydratase: MSAITEIHAREILDSRGNPTVEVDVLLESGAFGRAAVPSGASTGAHEAVELRDGDKGRYGGKGVLKAVESVNGEIFDAIAGLDGSNQRALDLAMIELDGTPNKGRLGANAILGVSLAVAKASAEEAALPLFRYVGGAFANLLPVPMMNIINGGAHADNPIDIQEFMVMPVGAETGAEAIRMGSEIFQALKKKLKDAGHNTNVGDEGGFAPNLASTEDALGFVMKAIEAAGYKPGDDVMLAIDAASTEFFKNGKYELAGEGKSLAPEQMVSYWADLVGRYPIISIEDGMAEDDWEGWKALTDAIGSKVQLVGDDLFVTNPARLADGIRKGVGNSILVKVNQIGTLSETLEAVDMAHKAGYTAVLSHRSGETEDSTIADLAVATNCGQIKTGSLSRSDRLAKYNQLIRIEEMLGTAARFAGRGILKA, from the coding sequence ATGAGCGCCATTACCGAAATCCACGCCCGCGAGATCCTCGACAGCCGTGGGAACCCGACCGTCGAGGTGGACGTCCTGCTCGAATCCGGCGCCTTCGGCCGCGCCGCCGTCCCGTCGGGCGCCTCGACCGGCGCGCACGAGGCGGTGGAGCTGCGCGACGGCGACAAGGGCCGTTACGGCGGCAAGGGCGTGCTGAAGGCCGTGGAGTCGGTCAACGGCGAGATCTTCGACGCCATCGCCGGCCTCGACGGCTCCAACCAGCGCGCCCTCGACCTCGCCATGATCGAGCTGGACGGCACCCCCAACAAGGGCCGCCTCGGCGCCAACGCCATCCTCGGCGTCTCGCTCGCCGTCGCCAAGGCGTCCGCGGAAGAAGCCGCGCTGCCGCTGTTCCGCTACGTCGGCGGCGCGTTTGCCAATCTGCTGCCGGTGCCGATGATGAACATCATCAACGGCGGCGCCCACGCCGACAACCCGATCGACATCCAGGAGTTCATGGTCATGCCGGTCGGCGCCGAGACCGGCGCCGAGGCCATCCGCATGGGCTCGGAGATCTTCCAGGCGCTCAAGAAGAAGCTCAAGGACGCCGGCCACAACACCAACGTCGGTGACGAGGGCGGTTTCGCCCCCAACCTCGCCTCGACCGAGGATGCGCTGGGCTTCGTGATGAAGGCCATCGAGGCCGCCGGCTACAAGCCGGGCGACGACGTCATGCTGGCCATCGACGCCGCCTCGACCGAGTTCTTCAAGAACGGCAAGTACGAGCTGGCCGGCGAGGGCAAGTCGCTGGCGCCCGAGCAGATGGTCTCCTACTGGGCCGATCTGGTCGGCCGCTACCCGATCATCTCGATCGAGGACGGCATGGCCGAGGACGACTGGGAGGGCTGGAAGGCGCTGACCGACGCCATCGGCAGCAAGGTGCAGCTGGTCGGCGACGACCTGTTCGTCACCAACCCGGCGCGTCTGGCGGACGGCATCCGGAAGGGCGTGGGCAACTCGATCCTGGTCAAGGTCAACCAGATCGGCACGCTGTCGGAGACGCTGGAGGCCGTGGACATGGCGCACAAGGCCGGCTACACGGCGGTCCTGTCGCACCGTTCGGGCGAGACCGAGGACAGCACCATCGCCGATCTGGCGGTCGCCACCAACTGCGGCCAGATCAAGACCGGCTCGCTGTCGCGCTCCGACCGTCTGGCCAAGTACAACCAGCTGATCCGCATCGAGGAGATGCTCGGCACCGCCGCCCGCTTCGCCGGCCGCGGCATCCTCAAGGCGTAA
- the pqqA gene encoding pyrroloquinoline quinone precursor peptide PqqA: MKTWRKPQIVEIAVGTEINAYACARL, from the coding sequence ATGAAGACCTGGCGCAAGCCCCAGATCGTCGAAATCGCCGTCGGCACCGAAATCAACGCCTACGCCTGCGCCCGCCTCTGA
- the pqqB gene encoding pyrroloquinoline quinone biosynthesis protein PqqB, whose product MLTILVLGSAAGGGFPQWNCNCAGCRRARSGDPAARPRTQSSLAVSGGDGRWLLLNASPDIGQQILANPALHPQTAVRHSPIAAAVLTNADIDHVAGLLTLRESQPLAVYATDRVHGVLEANAVFRVVNPDLAPRRAMALDRPWVPADAAGTPFPFEIEAFAVPGKVALYLEDPSAAGFGSVAEDTVALRIRDRNGDGEFFYIPGCSAMPGWLADRLRAAPLVLFDGTTWTDDEMIRAGTGSKTGQRMGHMAMSGPDGSIAAFAGLGVRRKVFVHINNTNPALLDDSPERAAAIAEGWEIAHDGMEFTL is encoded by the coding sequence ATGCTGACGATCCTCGTCCTTGGCTCCGCCGCGGGCGGCGGTTTTCCCCAGTGGAACTGCAACTGCGCGGGCTGCCGCCGCGCCCGCTCCGGCGACCCGGCGGCCCGGCCGCGCACCCAGTCGTCGCTCGCCGTCAGCGGCGGCGACGGGCGCTGGCTGCTGCTGAACGCCTCGCCGGACATCGGCCAGCAGATCCTCGCCAACCCGGCGCTGCACCCGCAGACCGCCGTGCGCCACAGCCCCATCGCCGCGGCGGTGCTGACCAACGCCGACATCGACCATGTGGCGGGCCTGCTGACGCTGCGCGAATCCCAGCCGCTCGCCGTCTACGCCACCGACCGGGTGCATGGCGTGCTGGAAGCGAACGCCGTCTTCCGCGTGGTCAACCCGGATCTGGCGCCGCGCCGCGCCATGGCGCTCGACCGGCCCTGGGTTCCCGCCGACGCCGCCGGAACCCCCTTCCCCTTCGAGATCGAGGCCTTCGCCGTGCCCGGCAAGGTCGCGCTCTACCTGGAGGACCCATCCGCCGCCGGCTTCGGCTCGGTGGCGGAAGACACGGTGGCTTTGCGCATCCGCGACCGCAACGGCGACGGGGAGTTCTTCTACATCCCCGGCTGCTCGGCCATGCCGGGCTGGCTGGCCGACCGGCTGCGCGCGGCGCCGCTGGTGCTGTTCGACGGTACGACCTGGACCGACGACGAGATGATCCGCGCCGGCACCGGCAGCAAGACCGGCCAGCGCATGGGCCACATGGCGATGTCCGGCCCGGACGGCTCCATCGCCGCCTTCGCGGGGCTGGGCGTGCGGCGCAAGGTCTTCGTCCACATCAACAACACCAACCCGGCGCTGCTGGACGACTCGCCCGAACGGGCCGCCGCCATCGCCGAAGGTTGGGAGATCGCCCACGACGGGATGGAGTTCACGCTATGA
- the pqqC gene encoding pyrroloquinoline-quinone synthase PqqC — protein sequence MTSLLSREGLERELRAIGERQYHDLHPFHKLLHGGKLKRGQVQAWALNRFYYQVCIPKKDLALMARMDDPALRRIWIQRVLDHDGFGESREREEGKVGGIERWLRLTDGLGLDRDYVTSLRGILPATRYAVDSYVNFVSGKSTLEAVASSLTELFAPAIHRERIAGFEAYYAFANDATLSYFRKRLDEAPRDVEFGLEYVLDNARTPEQQQQVIAALRHKAELLWAQLDALHHAYVSPGLIPPGTFVPDDMEPPVYAR from the coding sequence ATGACGTCACTGCTGTCGCGCGAAGGTCTGGAACGCGAACTGCGCGCCATCGGCGAGCGCCAGTACCATGACCTCCACCCCTTCCACAAACTGCTGCACGGCGGAAAGCTGAAGCGCGGGCAGGTCCAGGCCTGGGCGCTGAACCGATTCTACTATCAGGTCTGCATCCCCAAGAAGGATCTGGCCCTGATGGCGCGGATGGACGATCCGGCGCTGCGCCGCATCTGGATTCAGCGCGTGCTCGACCATGACGGCTTCGGCGAGAGCCGGGAGCGCGAGGAGGGCAAGGTCGGCGGAATCGAGCGCTGGCTGCGCCTGACCGACGGGCTGGGGCTGGACCGCGACTATGTCACCTCGCTGAGGGGCATCCTGCCGGCGACCCGCTACGCCGTCGATTCCTACGTCAATTTCGTGTCGGGCAAATCGACGCTGGAGGCCGTCGCCTCGTCCCTGACCGAGCTGTTCGCCCCGGCCATCCACCGCGAGCGCATCGCCGGGTTCGAGGCCTATTACGCCTTCGCCAACGACGCCACCCTGTCCTACTTCCGCAAGCGGCTGGACGAGGCGCCGCGCGACGTCGAGTTCGGGCTCGAATACGTGCTCGACAACGCCCGGACACCGGAGCAGCAGCAGCAGGTGATCGCCGCGCTGCGCCACAAGGCGGAACTGTTGTGGGCGCAGTTGGACGCGCTGCACCACGCCTATGTGTCGCCCGGCCTGATCCCGCCCGGCACCTTCGTGCCGGACGACATGGAACCGCCGGTCTACGCGCGATGA
- the pqqD gene encoding pyrroloquinoline quinone biosynthesis peptide chaperone PqqD: MTDGVSEEDRVRLAPGVMLRQDRVRGHWQLLGPERVLILDEVALEVVRAVTAQPPATVGTAITALAAQFDAPREEIAADVLEVLGDMITKGFLTR, from the coding sequence ATGACGGACGGCGTGAGCGAGGAGGACCGGGTCCGGCTGGCCCCCGGCGTCATGCTCCGCCAGGACCGGGTGCGCGGCCACTGGCAGCTTCTGGGGCCGGAGCGCGTGCTGATTCTGGACGAGGTGGCGCTGGAGGTGGTGCGGGCCGTCACCGCGCAGCCTCCGGCAACGGTGGGCACGGCCATCACCGCGCTGGCCGCGCAATTCGACGCGCCGCGGGAGGAGATCGCCGCGGATGTGTTGGAAGTGTTGGGCGACATGATCACGAAGGGGTTCCTGACCCGATGA
- the pqqE gene encoding pyrroloquinoline quinone biosynthesis protein PqqE, translating into MTFCGATTGLEPPLALLAELTHRCPLRCAYCSNPLALEPASRELDTAAWCRVLDEAAELGIIQVHFSGGEPTARKDLEALIAHATAAGLYANLITSAVLLDRARLERLRDAGLQHVQIGFQDTVPAKAELISGFPGGQPKKLEVARAVTDVGMALTVNAIVQRHNIDRVDDFIDMALELKAGRIEIANVQYYGWALKNRAALMPTREQLVRMDERVRARLPELKGRLVVDYVVPDYYAKRPKACMGGWGRKFLNVTPSGSVLPCHAAETIPGMTFDRVTERPLADIWANSAAFQRYRGTDWMPQPCRSCDQKEIDWGGCRCQALALTGSADNTDPVCDLSEHHGLLGDIAATGGGTTEAPITYRSFSL; encoded by the coding sequence ATGACCTTCTGTGGCGCCACGACCGGACTCGAACCGCCGCTGGCCCTGCTGGCGGAACTGACGCACCGCTGCCCGCTGCGCTGCGCCTACTGCTCCAATCCGCTGGCGCTCGAGCCGGCCAGCCGCGAGCTGGACACCGCCGCCTGGTGCCGCGTGCTCGACGAGGCGGCGGAACTCGGCATCATCCAGGTGCATTTCTCTGGCGGCGAGCCGACGGCGCGCAAGGACCTGGAGGCGCTGATCGCCCACGCCACCGCGGCCGGGCTCTACGCCAACCTCATCACTTCGGCGGTGCTGCTCGACCGGGCGCGGCTGGAGCGGCTGCGCGACGCCGGGCTCCAGCATGTGCAGATCGGCTTCCAGGACACGGTGCCGGCCAAGGCCGAACTGATCAGCGGCTTCCCCGGCGGTCAGCCGAAGAAGCTGGAGGTGGCGCGCGCGGTCACCGACGTTGGCATGGCGCTGACCGTCAACGCCATCGTGCAGCGCCACAACATCGACCGGGTGGACGATTTCATCGACATGGCGCTGGAGCTGAAGGCCGGCCGGATCGAGATCGCCAACGTCCAGTATTACGGCTGGGCGCTGAAGAACCGGGCCGCCCTGATGCCGACCCGCGAGCAGCTGGTCCGCATGGACGAGCGGGTGCGCGCCCGCCTGCCGGAGCTGAAGGGCCGGCTGGTCGTCGATTACGTGGTGCCCGACTATTACGCCAAGCGCCCCAAGGCCTGCATGGGCGGCTGGGGTCGCAAGTTCCTGAACGTGACGCCCAGCGGCTCGGTTCTGCCCTGCCACGCCGCCGAAACGATTCCCGGCATGACGTTCGACCGGGTGACGGAGCGCCCGCTGGCCGACATCTGGGCCAACTCCGCCGCTTTCCAGCGCTACCGCGGCACCGACTGGATGCCGCAGCCTTGCCGGAGTTGCGACCAGAAGGAGATCGACTGGGGCGGCTGCCGCTGTCAGGCGCTGGCGCTGACCGGAAGCGCCGACAACACCGACCCGGTGTGCGACCTGTCGGAGCATCACGGCCTGTTGGGCGACATCGCCGCGACGGGCGGCGGCACAACCGAGGCGCCGATCACCTACCGGAGCTTCAGCCTGTAA
- a CDS encoding ComEA family DNA-binding protein: MKPIRLCAIAAIASVGAMIAVPALAQSTAPSATPSTTPMPQAKPAMPPGHSGTTTAPPMGSGSSSSTAKAKVIDLNTAGKDELQTLPGIGEARSEAIVKNRPYRSKDELVSKKIVPQNVYDDIKGRIAAVGGSKTNASAATAPKK, from the coding sequence ATGAAGCCGATCCGCCTGTGCGCCATCGCCGCCATCGCCAGTGTTGGCGCGATGATCGCCGTTCCCGCCCTCGCGCAATCGACCGCGCCGTCCGCAACGCCTTCGACCACACCCATGCCGCAGGCCAAGCCGGCCATGCCGCCGGGTCACAGCGGCACGACCACGGCGCCGCCAATGGGCAGCGGGTCGTCATCGTCGACGGCGAAGGCCAAGGTCATCGACCTCAACACCGCCGGCAAGGACGAGCTTCAGACCTTGCCGGGAATCGGCGAGGCGCGGTCCGAGGCCATCGTGAAGAACCGCCCTTACCGTTCCAAGGACGAGCTGGTCAGCAAGAAGATCGTGCCGCAGAACGTCTACGACGACATCAAGGGCCGCATTGCCGCGGTCGGCGGCTCCAAGACCAACGCTTCGGCGGCGACCGCCCCGAAGAAGTGA
- the kdsA gene encoding 3-deoxy-8-phosphooctulonate synthase, producing the protein MTTAKTVQIGNLTIANDRPFTLIAGPCQMESRDHALETAAALVEMTGALGIGLIYKSSFDKANRTSISTARGLGMDKALPIFAEIKERFGCPVITDVHEADQCAAVAEVMDVLQIPAFLCRQTDLLIAAAKTGRVVNVKKGQFLAPWDMKNVAAKLVASGNDKVLLCERGASFGYNTLVSDMRSLPIMAETGFPVVFDATHSVQQPGGQGTTSGGQREFVPVLARAAIAVGVAAVFMETHENPDCAPSDGPNMVPLKEMPALLARLQAFDRLAKS; encoded by the coding sequence ATGACCACCGCCAAGACCGTCCAGATCGGCAACCTGACCATCGCCAACGACCGGCCCTTCACCCTGATCGCCGGCCCGTGCCAGATGGAAAGCCGCGACCACGCGCTGGAGACGGCGGCGGCTCTGGTGGAGATGACCGGCGCGCTGGGCATCGGGCTGATCTACAAGTCCTCTTTTGACAAGGCCAACCGGACCTCCATCAGTACGGCGCGCGGCCTCGGCATGGACAAGGCGCTGCCGATCTTCGCCGAGATCAAGGAGCGGTTCGGCTGCCCGGTGATCACCGACGTGCACGAGGCGGACCAGTGCGCCGCGGTGGCCGAGGTGATGGACGTCCTGCAGATCCCCGCCTTCCTGTGCCGTCAGACCGACCTGCTGATCGCCGCCGCCAAGACGGGCCGGGTGGTCAACGTCAAGAAGGGCCAGTTCCTCGCCCCCTGGGACATGAAGAATGTCGCGGCGAAGCTGGTGGCGTCGGGCAACGACAAGGTGCTGCTGTGCGAGCGCGGCGCCAGCTTCGGCTACAACACGCTGGTGTCGGACATGCGGTCCCTGCCGATCATGGCGGAGACCGGCTTCCCGGTGGTCTTCGACGCCACCCATTCCGTGCAGCAGCCGGGCGGGCAGGGCACCACCTCAGGCGGCCAGCGCGAGTTCGTTCCGGTGCTGGCGCGCGCCGCCATCGCCGTGGGCGTCGCCGCGGTCTTCATGGAGACCCACGAGAATCCGGACTGCGCGCCCAGCGACGGGCCGAACATGGTTCCGCTGAAGGAGATGCCGGCCCTGCTGGCGCGCCTCCAGGCCTTCGACCGTCTGGCGAAGAGCTGA
- a CDS encoding dienelactone hydrolase family protein codes for MTDISIPAGDGGSFSAYVAKPAGGGPVPGLVVIQEIFGVNQVMRDLCDGFAAQGWLAVCPDLFWRQEPGVQITDKTQEEWNRAFALMNGMDQDKAVDDLKATLAWLRQNPDCTGKAGAVGYCLGGRLAFMMAARSDSDANVSYYGVGLDGLAGEAASITKPLLMHIAEKDQFVPPEARETILAAVKGNPNVTAHVYPGVDHAFARAGGAHFDAEAAELANGRTAAFFKQHLG; via the coding sequence ATGACCGACATCAGCATTCCCGCCGGCGACGGCGGCAGCTTTTCCGCCTATGTGGCCAAGCCGGCGGGCGGCGGGCCGGTGCCGGGACTCGTCGTCATCCAGGAAATCTTCGGGGTCAATCAGGTTATGCGCGACCTGTGCGACGGCTTCGCCGCCCAGGGCTGGCTCGCCGTCTGCCCGGACCTGTTCTGGCGGCAGGAGCCGGGCGTGCAGATCACCGACAAGACCCAGGAGGAGTGGAACCGCGCCTTCGCCCTGATGAACGGCATGGATCAGGACAAGGCGGTGGACGACCTCAAGGCCACGCTCGCGTGGCTGCGCCAGAATCCGGATTGCACGGGCAAGGCGGGGGCGGTCGGCTACTGCCTGGGTGGACGGCTCGCCTTCATGATGGCGGCGCGTTCCGATTCCGACGCCAACGTCAGCTATTACGGCGTGGGTCTCGACGGTCTGGCCGGCGAGGCGGCGAGCATCACCAAGCCGCTGCTGATGCACATCGCCGAGAAGGACCAGTTCGTTCCGCCAGAAGCGCGGGAGACCATCCTGGCCGCGGTGAAGGGCAACCCGAACGTCACCGCCCATGTCTATCCCGGCGTGGACCACGCCTTCGCCCGCGCCGGCGGCGCCCATTTCGACGCCGAGGCGGCGGAACTCGCCAACGGACGCACGGCAGCCTTCTTCAAGCAGCATCTGGGTTGA
- a CDS encoding CTP synthase, with protein sequence MTRYIFITGGVVSSLGKGLASAALGALLQARGYKVRLRKLDPYLNVDPGTMSPYQHGEVYVTDDGAETDLDLGHYERFTGVAARRGDNITTGRIYSNVIAKERRGDYLGATVQVIPHVTDQIKDFIGAETTDEDFILCEIGGTVGDIESTPFLEAIRQFGNEVGPENALFIHLTLLPYIPTAGELKTKPTQHSVKELLGMGIQANILLCRADRPIPENERKKIALFCNIRPERVIAALDVDSIYQVPVSYHEEGFDTQVLAYFGLPTEGKPDLSRWTSIVERVRKPQGEVTIAVVGKYTSLLDSYKSLAEALTHGGIANNVKVKLDWIDSEIFEDDTAVQRLENVHGILVPGGFGSRGTEGKIRAAQFARERKVPYFGICFGMQMAVIESARNMAGIVDAGSTELGKPGNPVVGLMTEWMRGNSLEKRTEGTDLGGTMRLGTYPAKLVPGSKVAEVYGTTDITERHRHRYEVNVYYKDRLEKVGLLFSGLSPDGELPEIVEIPDHPWFIGVQFHPELKSKPFDPHPLFTSFIKAAIEQSRLV encoded by the coding sequence ATGACTCGCTACATCTTCATCACCGGTGGCGTCGTTTCCTCGCTGGGCAAAGGTCTGGCGTCGGCGGCGCTTGGGGCGCTTCTCCAGGCGCGCGGCTACAAGGTGCGGCTTCGCAAGCTGGACCCGTACCTGAACGTGGACCCCGGCACGATGAGCCCGTACCAGCACGGCGAGGTCTATGTGACCGACGACGGCGCTGAGACCGACCTCGACCTCGGCCATTACGAGCGCTTCACCGGCGTGGCCGCGCGCCGTGGCGACAACATCACCACGGGCCGCATCTATTCGAACGTGATCGCCAAGGAGCGCCGCGGCGACTATCTGGGCGCGACCGTGCAGGTGATTCCGCACGTCACCGACCAGATCAAGGATTTCATCGGCGCCGAGACGACCGACGAGGACTTCATCCTCTGCGAAATCGGCGGCACGGTGGGCGACATCGAGTCGACCCCCTTCCTGGAGGCCATCCGCCAGTTTGGCAATGAGGTCGGTCCGGAGAACGCCCTGTTCATCCACCTGACCCTGCTGCCCTACATCCCGACGGCGGGCGAGCTGAAGACCAAGCCGACGCAGCATTCCGTGAAGGAGCTGCTGGGCATGGGCATTCAGGCCAACATCCTGCTCTGCCGCGCCGACCGTCCGATTCCGGAGAACGAGCGCAAGAAGATCGCGCTGTTCTGCAACATCCGTCCGGAGCGCGTCATCGCTGCCCTGGACGTTGATTCGATCTATCAGGTCCCGGTCAGCTATCACGAGGAAGGCTTCGACACCCAGGTTCTGGCCTATTTCGGCCTGCCGACCGAGGGCAAGCCGGACCTCTCGCGCTGGACCAGCATCGTCGAGCGCGTGCGCAAGCCGCAGGGCGAGGTGACCATCGCCGTCGTCGGCAAGTACACCAGCCTGCTCGACAGCTACAAGTCGCTGGCCGAGGCGCTGACCCATGGCGGCATCGCCAACAACGTGAAGGTCAAGCTCGACTGGATCGACTCGGAGATCTTCGAGGACGACACCGCCGTCCAGCGGCTGGAGAACGTCCACGGCATCCTGGTGCCGGGCGGCTTCGGCTCGCGCGGCACGGAGGGCAAGATCCGCGCCGCCCAGTTCGCCCGCGAGCGCAAGGTGCCGTATTTCGGCATCTGCTTCGGCATGCAGATGGCGGTGATCGAATCGGCCCGCAACATGGCCGGGATCGTCGACGCCGGCTCGACCGAGCTGGGCAAGCCCGGCAACCCGGTGGTCGGCCTGATGACCGAGTGGATGCGCGGCAACAGCCTGGAGAAGCGCACGGAGGGCACCGATCTCGGCGGCACCATGCGTCTCGGCACCTATCCGGCGAAGCTGGTCCCCGGCAGCAAGGTCGCGGAGGTCTACGGCACCACCGACATCACCGAGCGGCACCGCCACCGCTACGAGGTGAACGTCTATTACAAGGACCGTCTGGAGAAGGTCGGCCTGCTGTTCTCCGGCCTGTCGCCGGACGGCGAGCTGCCCGAGATCGTCGAGATCCCGGACCACCCCTGGTTCATCGGCGTGCAGTTTCACCCGGAGCTGAAGTCCAAGCCCTTCGACCCGCACCCGCTCTTCACCTCCTTCATCAAGGCGGCGATCGAGCAGAGCCGGCTGGTGTGA
- the secG gene encoding preprotein translocase subunit SecG, whose product MESVLLVIHLLIALALVGVILIQRSEGGGLGIGGGNMGGMMSTRGTANLLTRTTGILAGCFMATSLVLAILAGAHRAPTSIIDTMPAQPVAPAAPAQPAAPAQPAPPVAQ is encoded by the coding sequence ATGGAATCGGTGCTTCTGGTCATTCACCTGCTGATCGCCCTGGCGCTGGTCGGGGTCATCCTGATCCAGCGATCGGAAGGCGGCGGTCTCGGCATCGGCGGCGGCAATATGGGGGGCATGATGTCCACCCGCGGCACCGCCAATCTGCTGACGCGGACCACCGGCATCCTGGCGGGCTGCTTCATGGCGACCAGCCTGGTCCTGGCGATCCTGGCGGGCGCGCACAGGGCGCCGACCTCGATCATCGACACGATGCCGGCCCAGCCCGTGGCCCCGGCGGCCCCCGCCCAGCCGGCCGCGCCGGCGCAGCCCGCCCCGCCGGTCGCCCAGTAA
- the tpiA gene encoding triose-phosphate isomerase: MAARRKLIAGNWKMNGLKADGLDLASDLAGRLTGAGTVAFDMLVCPPFPLLFPVGDAISGSPLALGAQDCHAKTSGAHTGDVSPAMLTDAGCRYVILGHSERRADHAESDAQVAAKAAAAHKAGLIAIICVGETEAQRDAGQANSVVASQLKGSIPEGATAANTVIAYEPVWAIGTGKTATPDDVKAMHAHIRAELAGKTADPDAVRVLYGGSVKPGNAAELMAVENVDGALVGGAALKADDFWAIATSCR; the protein is encoded by the coding sequence ATGGCCGCACGCCGCAAACTGATTGCCGGGAACTGGAAGATGAACGGGCTGAAGGCCGATGGGCTGGATCTGGCCTCGGATCTCGCCGGGCGCCTGACGGGGGCCGGAACGGTCGCCTTCGACATGCTGGTGTGCCCGCCCTTCCCGCTGCTGTTCCCGGTGGGCGACGCCATTTCCGGCAGCCCGCTGGCGCTGGGCGCGCAGGATTGCCACGCCAAGACCTCCGGCGCGCACACCGGCGACGTCAGCCCGGCCATGCTGACCGACGCCGGCTGCCGCTACGTCATCCTCGGCCATTCGGAGCGCCGCGCCGACCACGCCGAATCCGACGCGCAGGTCGCCGCCAAGGCCGCCGCCGCCCACAAGGCGGGCCTGATCGCCATCATCTGCGTCGGCGAGACGGAGGCCCAGCGCGACGCCGGGCAGGCCAACAGCGTGGTCGCCAGCCAGCTCAAGGGTTCGATCCCGGAGGGCGCCACCGCGGCGAACACCGTCATCGCCTACGAGCCGGTCTGGGCCATCGGCACCGGCAAGACCGCCACGCCCGACGACGTCAAGGCGATGCACGCCCACATCCGGGCGGAGCTGGCCGGCAAGACCGCCGATCCCGACGCGGTGCGGGTCCTCTACGGCGGTTCGGTGAAGCCGGGCAACGCGGCGGAACTGATGGCGGTGGAGAATGTGGACGGCGCGCTGGTCGGTGGGGCCGCGCTGAAGGCGGACGATTTCTGGGCGATCGCCACCAGTTGCCGCTAG